Proteins encoded in a region of the Sulfurimonas marina genome:
- a CDS encoding putative bifunctional diguanylate cyclase/phosphodiesterase, whose product MKITTLKNAFRVSIFTITVSLFILFYFFSSYIYKNITITEIQKVSESLSKQVFNSMYQVMRKGWSREDLQVFLTETQNSFENSNYSVEIYRGEKVEALFGRIEQGEMNSNVQKVFHTKEKILTTENDATKIVTPIIAKQECMQCHINTQEGDVLGVVSVEYDFSEIIENSKNEHLLFFIFILPLMFIVVYIFSKLFLNKINLSLDAFQKKIHNINSVKDFKNLSIVKDKNTYKEFDQILEGLNTLSKKLKDIAVDKDILEFEVKLLDKMVITSDVIKDWKEYIKDLLHEINIVLPVYCLVTIFKTEEEQYEVEVFWYGKPDKKLMEHLNHIAKEMITEHHHLDHNGSKINHNFSEENLCLTELAIEDIEHEAKSLLLETPKIGGIVGLGIQARLEKDSIHSIVIDSILTTLLNLVGSIKAINKYTEHLEFYATRDPLTGLFSQRVFRDLLEYEVKRAARHKYEFGVLVIDCDNFKPINDTYGHSFGDEFLKAFAELLEESKRDEDILSRYGGDEFTLILPESGAQETFTVANRILENVNKFELIAPDGTPTSMTVSIGIAIFPEHGKQPKELFDVADSMMYKAKYEGKNLVKYPTEIDIEEIAQKAQDQSIVVLDAIKQKKIIPHFQPIMDVKTSKVAINELLMRIEVEDEVISAGRFIETAEALGVVHQMDYMVIEAAFEKIKKLNYQGLLFINLSPKALMIGEFINKIVLLSSKYEIKRENIVFEITERETVKSFSLLEKFVQNLKLEGFSFAIDDFGSGFSSFHYIKRFPIDYIKIDGDFIINIHQDKKDLAFVKSIISLAKELGVKTVAEYVENEEILKFLQEIDVDYGQGFYIGKPSEKLLTT is encoded by the coding sequence ATGAAAATCACAACACTTAAAAATGCTTTCAGAGTCTCTATTTTTACAATTACAGTCAGTTTATTTATACTGTTTTATTTCTTCTCCTCTTACATATATAAAAATATTACGATTACAGAGATTCAAAAAGTCTCTGAGTCGTTATCAAAACAGGTTTTCAACTCTATGTACCAAGTTATGAGAAAAGGGTGGAGTAGAGAAGACCTTCAGGTATTTCTAACAGAAACACAAAACTCTTTTGAAAACAGTAACTATTCTGTAGAGATCTACAGAGGTGAAAAAGTTGAAGCACTTTTTGGAAGAATTGAACAAGGAGAGATGAACAGTAATGTTCAAAAAGTCTTTCATACAAAAGAGAAAATCCTGACCACAGAAAATGACGCAACGAAGATCGTTACACCTATTATTGCAAAGCAGGAGTGTATGCAGTGTCATATCAATACCCAAGAGGGAGATGTGCTCGGTGTAGTTTCCGTTGAGTATGATTTTTCTGAAATTATTGAAAACAGTAAAAACGAACATCTTTTATTTTTCATTTTTATTCTGCCTTTGATGTTTATAGTTGTATATATTTTCTCAAAACTGTTTTTAAACAAGATAAATCTCTCGTTAGATGCATTTCAAAAAAAGATACACAATATTAACAGTGTTAAAGACTTCAAAAATCTAAGCATTGTAAAAGATAAAAACACTTACAAAGAGTTTGACCAGATACTAGAGGGGTTAAATACGCTAAGTAAAAAACTCAAAGATATCGCAGTCGATAAAGATATACTTGAGTTTGAGGTAAAACTGCTGGATAAGATGGTAATTACTTCGGATGTTATTAAAGACTGGAAAGAGTATATAAAAGACCTGTTACACGAGATAAATATAGTCCTTCCTGTTTATTGTCTAGTCACAATATTTAAAACAGAAGAGGAACAGTATGAGGTAGAAGTTTTCTGGTACGGTAAGCCGGATAAAAAGCTTATGGAACATCTCAATCATATTGCAAAAGAGATGATTACGGAACATCACCATTTAGATCATAACGGTTCGAAGATCAATCATAATTTTAGTGAAGAGAATCTTTGTCTGACGGAACTTGCAATTGAGGATATTGAACATGAAGCAAAATCGTTACTGTTAGAGACTCCAAAAATTGGCGGGATTGTAGGACTTGGTATACAAGCAAGATTGGAAAAAGATTCTATCCATTCGATCGTAATTGATTCTATACTTACGACATTATTGAACTTAGTGGGCTCAATTAAAGCTATCAATAAATATACGGAACATTTAGAGTTCTATGCGACAAGGGATCCTTTAACGGGACTTTTTAGCCAAAGGGTATTTAGAGACCTTTTAGAGTATGAGGTTAAACGTGCAGCTAGACATAAATATGAGTTTGGTGTACTTGTAATTGACTGTGATAACTTTAAACCAATCAACGATACATACGGACATAGTTTCGGTGATGAGTTTTTAAAAGCGTTTGCTGAGCTTCTTGAAGAATCAAAAAGAGATGAAGATATCTTATCTCGATACGGAGGAGATGAGTTTACTCTAATTTTACCTGAATCGGGAGCTCAAGAGACTTTTACGGTAGCCAATAGAATTTTGGAGAATGTTAATAAGTTTGAGCTTATTGCACCGGATGGAACACCGACAAGTATGACAGTTTCAATCGGAATCGCTATTTTCCCAGAACACGGAAAACAGCCTAAAGAGCTTTTTGATGTTGCAGATTCTATGATGTACAAGGCAAAATATGAAGGGAAAAACCTTGTTAAATATCCTACTGAAATAGATATAGAAGAGATAGCTCAAAAAGCCCAGGACCAGTCGATAGTCGTTTTAGATGCGATAAAGCAGAAGAAAATTATTCCACATTTTCAACCTATAATGGATGTAAAAACAAGTAAGGTTGCGATCAATGAACTCTTAATGAGAATAGAGGTTGAAGATGAAGTGATCTCGGCTGGTCGTTTTATAGAGACTGCGGAAGCTTTAGGTGTAGTGCATCAAATGGATTATATGGTGATAGAAGCTGCTTTTGAGAAGATTAAGAAGCTGAACTATCAAGGGCTTTTGTTTATAAATCTGTCTCCAAAAGCATTGATGATTGGGGAGTTTATAAACAAGATTGTGCTGTTAAGTTCGAAATATGAGATAAAAAGAGAGAACATCGTATTTGAGATTACAGAGAGAGAAACTGTAAAAAGCTTCTCACTACTTGAAAAATTTGTTCAAAATTTAAAACTGGAAGGGTTTAGTTTTGCAATCGATGATTTCGGTTCGGGCTTTTCATCGTTTCATTATATTAAAAGATTTCCGATTGATTATATAAAAATTGACGGTGATTTTATAATCAATATTCATCAAGATAAAAAAGATCTTGCATTTGTAAAGTCTATTATCTCACTTGCTAAAGAGCTGGGAGTAAAAACGGTCGCAGAATATGTTGAGAATGAAGAGATACTGAAGTTTTTACAAGAGATAGATGTTGATTACGGACAAGGATTTTACATAGGAAAGCCATCAGAAAAACTACTGACTACTTAG
- a CDS encoding fibronectin type III domain-containing protein, translating to MKLLSLSTLLTASLLTFNACSGVKPNVDEKTAVDDTLPVITLTQNGIMSDMTSIAFEWNSIKDPRVKEIYVYRTSPKSENNKEMQYYESVNSRFKTHYVDDDVSPDTIYSYSFRVLAEDTQGRLSQVYKVNTKPVLQSVAWIHSITGLPRSAKIIWRPHSNQRVQKYIVERKTLEETEWETIETINDRLNAEFLDTELKDNYVYMYRLRAKTYDGIISTPSQIVKVITKPLPKTVTNIRVSTNLPKQIKIDWEATTQKDFSRYYVYRSTSIDGNYELIAKLHNNTFIDKIDEDGARYFYRVSVVDKDGLESENEKNSIMGMTLAKPAAPAIFKAELVGSYIELNWSKVDPRSKSYIIVKETQKGWLDTKRDEFRDIAATHYRDNVVDADTTYTYRIYSLDENKILSESSEPVVVVTPESTEFIEAPKASAVEEQTVKKPVEVKTQEKVIAPAEDLDINEL from the coding sequence ATGAAGTTACTAAGCTTAAGTACATTACTGACAGCTTCACTACTGACATTTAATGCTTGTAGTGGTGTAAAACCAAATGTAGATGAAAAAACTGCCGTTGATGATACGCTTCCGGTTATAACACTTACACAAAACGGGATCATGTCAGATATGACTAGTATCGCTTTTGAGTGGAATAGTATTAAAGATCCAAGAGTAAAAGAGATATACGTATACAGAACATCTCCAAAATCTGAAAACAATAAAGAGATGCAATATTATGAAAGTGTAAACAGTCGTTTTAAAACACACTATGTTGATGATGATGTATCACCTGATACTATCTACTCATACAGTTTTCGTGTTTTAGCGGAAGATACTCAGGGAAGACTCTCTCAAGTTTATAAAGTAAATACAAAACCTGTTTTACAGTCTGTTGCATGGATACATAGTATTACAGGACTTCCTAGAAGTGCAAAAATCATTTGGCGTCCCCATTCAAATCAAAGGGTACAAAAGTATATTGTAGAGCGTAAAACACTGGAAGAGACTGAATGGGAAACAATTGAGACTATTAACGATAGACTAAATGCCGAGTTTTTAGATACAGAGCTTAAAGATAATTATGTTTACATGTATAGACTTAGAGCAAAAACATATGACGGTATTATTTCAACACCTTCACAGATCGTAAAAGTTATAACAAAACCGTTGCCAAAAACAGTTACAAACATCAGAGTAAGTACAAACCTTCCAAAACAGATAAAAATAGACTGGGAAGCAACGACGCAAAAAGATTTTTCAAGATACTATGTATATAGATCTACAAGTATAGACGGAAATTATGAGCTGATCGCAAAACTTCACAACAATACTTTTATAGATAAGATTGATGAAGATGGTGCGCGCTATTTTTATCGTGTAAGTGTTGTTGATAAAGATGGTTTAGAGAGTGAAAATGAAAAAAACAGCATAATGGGTATGACACTTGCAAAACCTGCGGCACCTGCAATTTTTAAAGCAGAACTTGTCGGTTCGTATATAGAGCTAAACTGGTCAAAAGTTGATCCAAGATCAAAAAGTTATATTATTGTAAAAGAGACACAAAAAGGTTGGCTTGATACGAAACGTGACGAGTTTAGAGATATTGCGGCAACACACTATAGAGATAATGTTGTAGATGCCGATACTACATACACATATAGAATCTACTCTTTAGATGAAAATAAAATTTTATCTGAATCAAGTGAGCCTGTAGTTGTAGTAACTCCAGAGTCAACAGAGTTTATAGAAGCTCCAAAAGCATCAGCAGTAGAAGAACAAACGGTGAAAAAACCGGTTGAAGTGAAAACACAAGAGAAGGTGATAGCACCTGCAGAAGATTTAGATATTAACGAGTTATAA
- a CDS encoding RluA family pseudouridine synthase, whose product MKELKEYICEKSERLDTFLASQIAQTRSQIAQLIKQEVVFVDEKLVARPGVKLKAGQKVRVEFPELKIDEVNTNLLEEVSWAKEVEVLYEDDDIMVINKPSGVTVHPAPSVKEPTLVDWLKFKGIRLSTISGEERHGIVHRLDKGTSGAMVIAKTNEAHEFLSQQLQDKSMGRYYLAIIAPPLKDDITTVESNIGRSSSNRLKMASGLEHGKYAKTMFKQLLLSDDERMQLIACKLFTGRTHQIRVHLESLNRHIVGEHLYAQSPKMEKSERILLHAYIIYFIHPTTKERLSFEAKYDENMKSFIEKKFDMEKVDEVTKLKYITDSFTTDI is encoded by the coding sequence ATGAAAGAACTTAAAGAGTATATTTGTGAAAAATCAGAAAGATTAGATACATTTTTAGCTTCACAAATAGCTCAAACTCGTTCACAAATAGCCCAACTGATAAAACAAGAAGTTGTGTTTGTAGATGAGAAGTTAGTAGCTCGTCCCGGTGTAAAATTAAAAGCGGGACAAAAAGTAAGGGTAGAGTTTCCCGAACTGAAAATTGATGAGGTTAATACCAATTTACTTGAAGAGGTTTCTTGGGCAAAAGAGGTAGAAGTTCTTTATGAAGATGATGACATTATGGTTATCAATAAACCAAGCGGAGTAACTGTACATCCTGCACCAAGCGTAAAAGAACCAACTTTAGTTGACTGGCTCAAGTTTAAAGGGATAAGGCTCTCTACAATCAGCGGTGAAGAGCGTCACGGGATCGTGCACCGTCTGGACAAAGGGACATCGGGTGCGATGGTGATTGCAAAAACAAACGAGGCACATGAGTTCCTGTCTCAACAACTGCAAGATAAAAGTATGGGTAGATATTATCTTGCTATAATTGCACCACCATTAAAAGATGATATCACTACTGTTGAATCAAATATAGGTAGAAGCAGTTCAAACCGTCTAAAAATGGCAAGTGGCTTAGAGCACGGTAAGTACGCAAAAACAATGTTCAAACAACTGCTGCTAAGTGACGATGAAAGAATGCAGTTAATTGCCTGTAAACTCTTTACCGGCAGAACGCACCAGATTAGAGTACACTTAGAGAGTTTAAACAGACATATTGTCGGGGAACACCTGTATGCACAAAGCCCGAAAATGGAGAAATCGGAACGAATTTTGCTCCATGCATACATAATATATTTTATACATCCGACAACAAAAGAGCGACTCTCTTTTGAAGCAAAATATGATGAAAATATGAAAAGTTTTATAGAGAAAAAATTTGATATGGAGAAGGTTGATGAAGTTACTAAGCTTAAGTACATTACTGACAGCTTCACTACTGACATTTAA
- a CDS encoding cell division ATP-binding protein FtsE codes for MDKVIIAENLSLSYSSEETIINKANFSIDSGSFVFITGASGSGKSTLLKSLYGALKPKEGSLVVGGVELKNVSNSKLNFLRKHLGIVFQDYKLVKEWTIEKNIMLPLIINGYDKTVTQNQVDSLLKHVRLKHQAGKYPLELSGGEQQRVAMARALAHNPILILADEPTGNLDDYSSQLIWNLLEGANEQLKTTVIVVTHHIPENMKVNYKHYHIEFGDIREVL; via the coding sequence ATGGATAAAGTTATAATCGCCGAAAATCTATCTCTGTCTTACTCGAGTGAAGAAACCATTATAAACAAAGCGAACTTTTCTATAGATTCCGGTAGTTTTGTTTTTATAACAGGTGCAAGCGGTAGTGGAAAATCTACACTGCTTAAATCTCTTTATGGTGCCTTAAAACCTAAAGAGGGTTCACTGGTAGTAGGGGGAGTTGAGTTAAAAAATGTATCTAACTCAAAACTCAATTTTTTACGAAAACATTTAGGGATAGTTTTTCAAGATTATAAACTTGTCAAAGAGTGGACTATTGAAAAAAATATTATGTTGCCGCTAATCATTAACGGTTACGATAAAACGGTAACGCAAAATCAGGTAGATTCTCTACTAAAGCATGTACGATTAAAACATCAAGCGGGAAAATATCCTCTTGAACTCAGCGGTGGGGAGCAGCAGCGTGTAGCTATGGCCAGAGCACTTGCACATAATCCGATCCTGATTTTAGCAGATGAACCTACGGGGAATCTTGATGATTACTCTTCTCAACTTATCTGGAACCTTTTAGAGGGTGCAAATGAACAGTTGAAAACGACAGTTATTGTCGTAACACACCATATACCTGAAAATATGAAAGTGAATTATAAACATTATCATATTGAGTTTGGAGATATCCGTGAAGTCCTTTAA
- a CDS encoding CorA family divalent cation transporter → MKTNTLDFTTVTEQLDPLHVQDILNPEHPSYYFPTDNYILLIVRFFEIEDDELKGVSIPYIIKDELICKYNRTTNSFTIYNTIEEMLHSISIHLRKAERLVKRYLDEIDNLEDALYSRKIPAIFLDLWFDLKKDLTRIDRMLERIDTVLKEYKSEHMENGSFPDDSLSDILEHIQRYQRLASLHTVKLDTLYSYYNSLKNDKINNNIYTLTILSGIFLPLNLVVGFFGMNTQNLFFTNDPDGTYNVVFILGLMFVVLLIIFPITRIVHRYVLQKVLSKFHIYNKIVSKIKKLTTNEKTTK, encoded by the coding sequence ATGAAAACAAATACTCTCGACTTTACAACAGTTACTGAACAACTTGATCCTTTACATGTTCAAGATATACTAAATCCGGAACATCCATCTTATTACTTTCCAACAGATAATTACATACTTCTAATAGTAAGATTTTTTGAGATCGAAGATGATGAGCTTAAGGGTGTTTCTATCCCATATATTATAAAAGATGAATTGATATGTAAATACAATCGAACAACAAACAGTTTTACCATATACAATACTATTGAAGAGATGCTCCACTCTATCAGCATTCATTTACGAAAAGCAGAAAGGCTTGTAAAGAGATATTTAGACGAGATCGACAATCTTGAAGATGCTTTATATTCCCGTAAAATTCCCGCTATCTTTTTAGACCTATGGTTTGATCTTAAAAAAGACCTAACACGAATAGACAGAATGTTAGAGAGGATAGATACCGTTTTAAAAGAGTATAAAAGTGAGCATATGGAGAATGGGTCTTTCCCCGATGATTCGCTCTCTGACATTTTAGAACACATACAACGCTATCAAAGATTAGCTAGTTTACATACTGTAAAACTTGATACTTTATATAGCTACTATAACTCTTTGAAAAATGACAAGATAAATAATAACATCTATACTCTCACTATTTTATCTGGAATATTTTTACCGCTGAACCTTGTTGTAGGTTTTTTCGGAATGAATACGCAAAATCTCTTTTTTACAAATGACCCGGACGGTACATATAATGTAGTTTTTATTTTAGGACTTATGTTTGTAGTATTACTAATTATCTTCCCAATAACACGTATAGTACACAGATACGTACTACAAAAAGTTCTAAGTAAGTTTCATATCTATAACAAAATCGTTTCCAAGATAAAAAAGCTTACAACAAACGAGAAAACTACTAAGTAG
- a CDS encoding FtsW/RodA/SpoVE family cell cycle protein, with the protein MWRFDKSILSQFDFFSIILIIPLVVMSNWLIGEAVPALAEKQLAYVGVALIVSLGVFLLPIRKMRWMIPFIYWLNILLLLAVEFFGHSRLGAQRWIDIPFVNATIQPSEFVKPALILMLAYLIDKTPPPVGGYRLKDFLRLSVYILIPFILIVKEPDLGTALVLLLIGYGVLFFVGIYWKIIATIAATILLISPLAYKYGLHDYQKVRIKDFLSEKPSYHVQQSIIAIGSGGWTGKNKEEATQTQMKFLPIATSDFIFAFVVERTGFLGALLLILIYVVLILHLLSLGVFNKDYYIKVVTVAISFMIFIYMGVNISMTIGFAPVVGVPLPMFSYGGSSFLNFMVLFAIMQNLITFRYKDMYDKRGTKSFL; encoded by the coding sequence TTGTGGAGATTTGATAAGAGTATTTTATCACAATTTGACTTTTTTTCTATAATACTTATTATCCCTCTTGTAGTAATGTCCAATTGGCTTATCGGGGAAGCAGTCCCTGCACTTGCTGAAAAACAACTTGCCTATGTCGGTGTAGCACTTATTGTATCTTTGGGTGTCTTTTTACTCCCTATTCGCAAGATGCGCTGGATGATCCCTTTTATCTACTGGCTTAACATCCTTTTACTCCTTGCAGTTGAGTTTTTCGGACACTCGCGTCTGGGTGCTCAGCGTTGGATTGATATCCCATTTGTTAATGCTACCATTCAACCCTCGGAGTTTGTAAAACCGGCACTAATCTTAATGCTAGCATATCTGATCGATAAAACTCCTCCCCCTGTAGGTGGTTATAGACTCAAAGATTTTTTACGTTTAAGCGTTTATATCCTTATTCCGTTTATTTTGATCGTTAAAGAGCCCGATCTCGGAACTGCATTGGTACTTTTACTCATCGGTTACGGTGTTTTATTTTTCGTAGGAATATACTGGAAGATAATTGCAACTATTGCCGCAACAATCCTTTTAATCTCTCCGCTTGCTTACAAATACGGCCTGCACGATTACCAAAAAGTACGTATCAAAGACTTTTTAAGTGAAAAACCTTCATACCATGTACAACAGTCAATAATTGCTATCGGTTCAGGTGGCTGGACAGGAAAAAACAAAGAGGAAGCTACACAGACACAAATGAAATTCCTCCCTATTGCAACGAGTGATTTTATTTTTGCTTTTGTGGTTGAGCGAACAGGCTTTTTAGGGGCACTTTTACTTATTTTGATCTATGTAGTACTTATTTTACACCTGCTGAGTCTCGGTGTTTTTAATAAGGACTACTACATAAAAGTTGTCACCGTCGCGATCTCTTTTATGATCTTTATCTATATGGGGGTAAACATCTCTATGACAATAGGTTTTGCACCTGTTGTAGGGGTGCCTTTACCTATGTTTAGTTATGGAGGAAGTAGTTTCTTAAACTTTATGGTTCTATTTGCTATTATGCAGAACCTTATCACTTTTAGATATAAAGATATGTACGATAAACGGGGAACAAAAAGTTTTCTCTAA
- the trmB gene encoding tRNA (guanosine(46)-N7)-methyltransferase TrmB has translation MPHLHIKEFKNIDLPQEIDGVKFNFLADNATRDDEQLISTTVDGERFFLLVKEDGERVLLKTDKLTRPASIGIVHKALLAYAKGAKLEVLASNVVDRKNVHLEESTALKKIEYFAKEFPEDREVRIEVGFGSGRHLLHQAANNPDVLFIGIEIHRPSIEQVLKQAVIQKLDNLLVLDYDARLFMELVPSNLVGAVYVHFPVPWDKKPHRRVISTAFIEECRRALKVGGTLELRTDSENYYAYSYETFIAFPKTTLLINKNKDIAVSSKYEDRWKKMEKNIYDVIMTNDEDSEALSIEGNFEFDEVKLSNEELIALHGTTKRFESGFIHFERVYKTDEGVMLRTSMGSFDRPEHLYVIVREKGVEYYPELPLRSKANLKAHQYLNEVLHG, from the coding sequence ATGCCACATTTACATATTAAAGAATTTAAAAATATAGACTTGCCTCAAGAGATTGACGGTGTAAAATTTAATTTCCTAGCTGATAATGCTACAAGAGATGATGAACAACTTATATCGACAACGGTTGATGGAGAGAGATTCTTTTTACTGGTAAAAGAGGATGGGGAGAGAGTCCTTTTAAAGACAGACAAATTAACACGCCCTGCATCGATAGGCATTGTTCATAAAGCTCTCTTAGCATATGCAAAAGGTGCCAAGCTTGAGGTGTTAGCTTCAAATGTTGTTGATAGAAAAAATGTCCACCTTGAAGAATCAACGGCACTTAAAAAAATAGAATACTTTGCAAAAGAGTTTCCTGAAGACAGAGAGGTGCGTATCGAGGTTGGTTTTGGTTCGGGACGTCATTTACTGCATCAAGCGGCAAATAACCCGGATGTACTTTTCATTGGAATTGAGATCCACAGACCTTCTATTGAGCAGGTTTTAAAACAAGCGGTTATTCAAAAGTTAGACAACCTTTTAGTTCTCGATTATGATGCAAGACTTTTTATGGAGTTAGTACCTTCAAATTTAGTGGGAGCGGTATATGTACATTTTCCGGTACCTTGGGATAAGAAACCGCATCGCCGTGTGATCTCGACTGCTTTTATTGAGGAGTGTAGACGTGCGCTTAAAGTTGGCGGTACGTTGGAGCTTCGAACAGACAGTGAAAACTATTATGCTTACTCGTACGAAACGTTTATAGCATTTCCAAAAACAACACTTCTTATCAATAAAAACAAAGATATTGCTGTGAGTTCGAAGTATGAAGACAGATGGAAAAAGATGGAGAAAAACATCTATGATGTTATTATGACTAATGATGAAGACTCTGAAGCTCTTTCTATCGAAGGTAATTTTGAATTTGATGAGGTAAAACTCTCAAACGAAGAGCTGATAGCTTTACACGGAACTACAAAAAGGTTTGAGAGTGGTTTTATCCACTTTGAAAGAGTCTATAAAACAGATGAGGGTGTGATGTTGCGTACATCTATGGGAAGTTTTGACAGACCTGAACATCTTTATGTGATCGTTCGTGAGAAGGGGGTAGAGTATTATCCTGAACTCCCTTTACGATCAAAAGCAAACCTGAAAGCACATCAATATCTAAATGAGGTCTTGCATGGATAA
- a CDS encoding methyl-accepting chemotaxis protein: MLFFNTFKSRLILMAGISIVSFLILGLFFSYSSSQAQELAELKYEVTNIDNSILQLRRNEKDFLSRIDLKYQEKYQNNYKKLETQLDRVTTKLEDFGIDLTKVQNLRTILEKYSKDFNTIVEIQKNIGLNPKDGLYGSLRDSVHNLEALLKKDNNYKLSTDMLMLRRGEKDFMLRKDLKYVGKFDASLKTIVTHLQDEKLSDKALAKKFLENYKKDFYNLVEGYKMIGLSSKEGALGEMRDTIHKTDQSLKEVLESVDSVILKKESQVRFLYITIFVVLLSIVSVLTYVVTTTINRKITNISHSIHDITNRKDLSKHLAIEGKDELSQLAKDLNYMFHELQTVINDAKSNSLENSSISHELSTTSLQVGKNVEESVTIIDSATQQTSEIINTIMVAIDDAKKSKEEIQEANGMLDEAQSEIVNLTNSVHSSAELETELAQTIETLSTDMDQVKNVLEVISDIADQTNLLALNAAIEAARAGEHGRGFAVVADEVRKLAERTQKTLMEIDSTINMIVQATGSASEQMNNNSEHIKELAEISTNVKNKIELTNGIVSQAANVSDKTVTEFESTGKNIDKIATIISQINSISTQNARSVEEIASASEHLNHMTSSLTTKLEQFKT; this comes from the coding sequence ATGTTATTTTTCAATACTTTCAAGTCCAGACTTATTTTAATGGCTGGAATTTCAATAGTCTCTTTTCTCATATTAGGCTTGTTTTTTTCTTACTCATCATCACAAGCACAAGAGTTGGCTGAGCTTAAATATGAAGTAACAAACATTGACAATTCTATATTACAATTACGTCGTAACGAAAAAGACTTTTTAAGTCGTATTGACTTGAAGTATCAGGAAAAATATCAAAACAACTATAAAAAGCTAGAAACACAACTTGATAGAGTTACTACAAAACTAGAAGATTTCGGAATCGATCTGACAAAAGTGCAAAATCTGCGCACTATACTTGAAAAATATTCAAAAGATTTTAATACTATCGTGGAGATACAGAAAAACATAGGTTTAAACCCAAAAGATGGACTCTACGGTTCACTTAGAGACAGTGTCCACAATCTAGAAGCTTTACTTAAAAAAGATAACAACTATAAACTAAGTACAGATATGTTGATGCTTCGCCGCGGGGAAAAAGATTTTATGTTACGTAAAGATCTAAAGTATGTTGGAAAATTTGATGCTTCGCTAAAAACTATTGTTACACATCTTCAAGATGAAAAGCTTTCAGACAAAGCACTTGCAAAGAAATTCCTGGAAAATTACAAAAAAGATTTTTATAACCTTGTCGAAGGTTACAAGATGATAGGACTTTCTTCTAAAGAGGGCGCTTTAGGAGAGATGAGAGATACAATTCATAAAACAGATCAATCTTTAAAAGAGGTGTTAGAGAGTGTAGATAGTGTAATCTTGAAAAAAGAATCACAAGTGAGATTTTTATATATAACTATATTTGTTGTGCTCTTATCGATCGTAAGTGTGCTTACATATGTCGTTACAACTACGATCAATAGAAAAATAACAAACATATCTCACTCAATTCACGATATTACAAACAGAAAAGATCTCTCTAAACATCTTGCAATTGAAGGTAAAGATGAATTGTCACAACTTGCAAAAGATTTGAACTATATGTTTCATGAGTTACAAACAGTGATCAATGATGCTAAATCAAACTCTTTAGAAAACTCATCTATCTCTCATGAACTCTCAACTACATCCCTACAGGTAGGAAAAAATGTTGAAGAGTCTGTTACAATTATTGATAGTGCTACACAACAAACATCTGAGATTATTAATACAATTATGGTTGCAATTGATGATGCAAAAAAATCGAAAGAGGAGATTCAAGAGGCTAACGGCATGCTTGATGAAGCTCAAAGTGAAATTGTGAACCTGACAAATAGTGTTCATAGCAGTGCAGAACTTGAAACGGAACTTGCTCAAACTATAGAGACACTTTCAACAGATATGGACCAAGTGAAAAACGTTTTAGAGGTTATTTCAGATATTGCTGATCAGACAAACTTATTGGCACTTAATGCTGCTATCGAAGCTGCACGTGCAGGTGAACATGGACGCGGATTTGCGGTAGTTGCCGATGAGGTAAGAAAACTGGCAGAACGTACGCAAAAGACTCTAATGGAGATCGATAGTACAATCAATATGATTGTTCAAGCTACAGGTTCAGCAAGTGAACAGATGAACAACAATTCAGAGCACATAAAAGAGCTTGCAGAGATCTCTACAAATGTTAAAAATAAAATAGAATTGACAAACGGTATTGTTTCGCAAGCGGCGAATGTTAGTGATAAAACAGTTACAGAATTTGAAAGTACCGGTAAAAATATTGATAAAATTGCTACTATTATTTCTCAGATAAACAGTATCTCAACACAAAATGCACGAAGTGTAGAAGAGATTGCAAGTGCATCGGAACATCTCAATCATATGACGAGTTCACTTACAACTAAACTTGAGCAATTTAAAACGTAA